The following are encoded together in the Anopheles nili chromosome 3, idAnoNiliSN_F5_01, whole genome shotgun sequence genome:
- the LOC128727094 gene encoding LOW QUALITY PROTEIN: uncharacterized protein LOC128727094 (The sequence of the model RefSeq protein was modified relative to this genomic sequence to represent the inferred CDS: substituted 1 base at 1 genomic stop codon), with the protein MISDKVVNYLLLLSSILASASGYLTIIYDRKRNEPRVSTLLVIYSMLLAVICTITYQSTQFLMSDPRYRHGFKASSVNMAIGAIQGQVVLHTLQSSAIRRYQKRFQISELMREVYQLQKELFSAPEFDLRWMKLRILRKLAISQVIVVGSFLMAVFQLIESGDDDVRYELLRLCVFYYPKVTVICSVSVYYAVMMFVKNLHYALNERLKHLLREHSDGPGIGTRGYARTQHSVYIRTKLSYLADARYRIAECTGKMHKLYQQMMLSCNFLCMTFIVSQLYHFFEILYLHYRTQSGLSLAGLSHEALSCLICFFEVYSIAEACESVRGQVGWICFSSKAVLETTPINLSDIRXFPVFLQSLKTQKLLLRFNLTPLDHKLKQTIEVFALQTLHQPVEFTASDMFTMDYTILFSIVASVTNYLIILIQFEMAVEK; encoded by the exons ATGATCAGCGATAAAGTCGTCAACTACTTGCTGCTTCTGAGCTCGATACTTGCTTCCGCGTCTGGTTATCTAACCATCATCTACGACAGGAAGCGAAATGAGCCACGCGTGTCGACGTTGTTGGTTATCTACAGCATGCTGCTGGCGGTGATATGCACCATCACGTACCAGAGCACCCAGTTCTTGATGAGTGATCCTCGCTATCGCCACGGTTTTAAGGCATCCAGCGTTAACATGGCGATCGGTGCGATCCAGGGCCAGGTGGTACTGCATACGTTGCAATCCTCCGCGATCCGGCGTTATCAGAAGCGTTTTCAAATCTCCGAACTGATGCGAGAGGTGTATCAGCTGCAGAAAGAGCTCTTCTCAGCACCGGAGTTTGATCTGCGTTGGATGAAACTGCGCATCCTGCGTAAGCTCGCCATCAGCCAAGTGATCGTGGTGGGTAGTTTTCTGATGGCAGTCTTCCAGCTTATCGAATCGGGCGATGATGACGTACGCTATGAGTTGTTGCGGTTGTGCGTCTTCTATTACCCGAAAGTGACCGTCATCTGCTCGGTTTCGGTGTACTACGCCGTGATGATGTTTGTGAAGAATTTGCATTACGCGCTGAACGAACGGCTGAAGCATCTGCTACGGGAACACTCCGATGGTCCGGGCATTGGAACGCGAggatacgcacgcacacagcacTCGGTTTACATTCGCACCAAGCTAAGCTATCTGGCCGATGCACGGTACCGCATTGCCGAGTGTACTGGTAAAATGCACAAGCTTTACCAGCAAATGATGCTTTCCTGCAACTTCCTGTGCATGACGTTCATCGTTTCTCAG CTGTACCACTTTTTCGAGATACTTTACCTGCACTATCGGACGCAGAGCGGTCTGTCGCTAGCTGGACTGAGCCACGAAGCACTGTCctgtttgatttgcttttttgaGGTGTACTCCATCGCCGAAGCTTGCGAATCTGTTCGTGGACAGGTaggttggatttgtttttcatccaaAGCTGTACTTGAAACCACACCGAT AAATCTATCTGATATACGCtgatttcctgtttttttgcagTCTCTCAAAACGCAGAAACTTCTGCTTCGGTTCAATCTTACCCCGTTGGACCACAAGCTGAAGCAAACA ATCGAAGTATTTGCACTTCAGACGCTGCATCAACCCGTAGAGTTCACCGCGTCTGATATGTTCACAATGGATTACACGATTCTATTTTCG ATAGTTGCCTCCGTTACAAATTATCTCATCATTCTGATCCAGTTTGAGATGGCCGTCGAGAAATAA
- the LOC128725783 gene encoding sorting nexin-2, translated as METNGTMEHGETEHTQPAFDNVDITSPDDENENDIFESAIQQEPLSPVLEDVPTEEAGDTFIEIVVADPQKVGDGLGSYLAYKVSTKTNILKFKKRQFFAMRRFSDFFNLHELLVRKYLRMGRIIPPVPKKNLIGTTKVRMGSQPQSDDGSDMNLEWIDKRRASLERFLNRVAQHPILCQDTDFINFLESDQELPRSANSAALSGAGMMRLFNKVGETVNKITYKMDENDPWFNDKINEVETIDAHMQKLHSAIKALVSHRKELATLTGGVAKSAALLSTCEEHTGLSQALSQLADVEEKVELLRSEQANSDLYILSETINDYIGLFGAIKDVFHERVKVFQNWQHAQIQLTKKRENKAKLELQERRDKLEFAQKEVEEWEGKVQRCQKEFDNISSEIKKEMERFELARARDFKSTIIKYLEDQMAHQQQQMKYWEAIVPVARDIA; from the exons ATGGAAACCAATGGTACGATGGAACACGGTGAAACAGAACACACGCAGCCAGCCTTCGATAATGTTGATATCACATCGCCGgacgatgaaaacgaaaacgatatCTTCGAGTCCGCTATTCAG CAGGAACCATTGTCGCCCGTTTTGGAGGACGTTCCAACGGAGGAGGCGGGCGATACGTTTATCGAAATCGTTGTTGCTGACCCGCAGAAAGTAGGCGATGGTTTGGGATCGTATTTAGCGTACAA GGTTTCCACAAAGACTAACATTTTGAAGTTCAAGAAGCGGCAGTTCTTCGCCATGCGTCGCTTTAGCGATTTCTTCAACCTGCACGAGCTGCTCGTCAGGAAGTACCTCCGGATGGGGCGGATTATTCCGCCTGTGCCGAAAAAGAACCTCATCGGCACGACGAAGGTGAGAATGGGCAGCCAACCGCAATCAGACGACGGTTCGGATATGAATCTTGAATGGATCGATAAACGCCGGGCATCGTTGGAGCGTTTTCTCAACCGCGTTGCCCAGCATCCGATCCTCTGCCAGGACACGGATTTCATCAACTTCCTGGAAAGTGATCAGGAGCTGCCGCGCTCCGCTAACAGTGCAGCACTCAGCGGGGCCGGTATGATGCGGCTGTTCAACAAGGTGGGCGAGACGGTCAACAAGATCACGTACAAGATGGACGAGAACGACCCGTGGTTCAACGACAAGATCAACGAGGTCGAAACAATCGATGCTCACATGCAGAAACTGCATTCCGCCATCAAGGCACTCGTGTCGCACCGGAAAGAGCTGGCCACCTTGACCGGCGGTGTCGCTAAGTCAGCAGCACTGCTGAGTACTTGCGAGGAGCATACGGGGCTGTCGCAAGCGCTCTCGCAGCTGGCGGATGTCGAGGAGAAGGTGGAACTGCTGCGTTCCGAGCAGGCCAACTCGGACCTGTACATTCTGTCGGAGACAATCAATGATTACATCGGTTTGTTTGGTGCAATCAAAGACGTGTTCCACGAACGGGTAAAGGTGTTTCAAAACTGGCAACACGCGCAGATACAGCTGACGAAAAAGCGCGAAAACAAGGCAAAGCTGGAATTGCAGGAGCGACGTGATAAGCTGGAGTTCGCTCAGAAGGAAGTTGAAGAG tgggaaggaaaagtgcAGCGGTGTCAGAAAGAGTTCGATAACATTTCCAGCGAAATTAAGAAGGAAATGGAACGCTTTGAGCTGGCACGTGCTCGTGATTTCAAGTCGACCATCATCAAGTATCTAGAGGACCAAATGGCGCATCAGCAGCAG CAAATGAAGTATTGGGAAGCTATAGTGCCCGTGGCTCGTGACATTGCATGA